Proteins encoded within one genomic window of Perognathus longimembris pacificus isolate PPM17 chromosome 28, ASM2315922v1, whole genome shotgun sequence:
- the LOC125343084 gene encoding probable G-protein coupled receptor 83 gives MNNSFASPLLENTVDSGHENATWLPSMEDQSWNDTCANGTDVLGPESGGPAGMYGKWLGRKPHLIAKIVLCFAYAVIIVISLFGNSLVCQVFIKHKEIHKSTGLLIFNLAISDILIILFNSPFALARFLSGQWLFGRIMCHVSRFAQYCSLHVSTLTLMAVAMDRHRVILHPMKPRLTHTRCLLIVAIIWALAVLLALPHAIYQSLFIFIGRDGVVSSHCLPSFPGSSNQVGKYVDLGTFILLYVVPLLVIVSAYSHLGKRLWVQNAVGDASARQLMAHYQKRKKSIRMLILIVMVFAVCWFPLNCYVVLISSAGIDAESVLFYAFHWFAMSSTCYNPFIYCWLNRSFRAKLRCILDWCTECLHMRRTTPVEQMQVQESHELQELQTSSLLRVPLAMPEPPIFEEPSLATGDDNSQISVQGDWDDHDPDISLNDEEEEGEYETTDPYFTVQVNDCVRREHTTP, from the exons ATGAACAATTCCTTTGCATCCCCTCTGCTGGAAAATACTGTTGATTCAGGCCATGAAAATGCAACTTGGCTTCCATCAATGGAGGATCAAAGCTGGAATGACACCTGTGCAAACGGCACCGATGTCTTAGGTCCAGAGTCTGGAGGGCCAGCAGGAATGTATGGAAAATGGCTGGGGAGGAAACCCCACCTTATAGCCAAGATTGTGCTGTGTTTCGCATATGCAGTCATCATAGTGATCTCTCTCTTTGGCAACTCGCTGGTGTGCCAAGTTTTCATCAAGCACAAGGAAATCCACAAATCAACAGGCCTCCTCATCTTCAATCTGGCAATTTCTGACATATTGATAATTCTATTCAACAGTCCATTTGCTCTG GCCCGATTCCTGAGTGGACAGTGGCTCTTTGGCAGGATCATGTGCCATGTCAGTCGATTTGCTCAGTACTGCTCCCTCCATGTCTCTACTCTAACTCTGATGGCTGTTGCTATGGATCGACACAGG GTGATTCTGCACCCAATGAAACCACGGCTGACACATACCCGATGCCTATTGATTGTTGCCATAATCTGGGCTCTTGCTGTGCTTCTTGCTCTTCCACATGCAATTTATCAGAGTCTGTTCATTTTCATTGGCAG GGATGGAGTTGTAAGCAGCCACTGCCTCCCCTCTTTCCCTGGATCCAGCAATCAAGTTGGGAAGTATGTTGACCTTGGCACCTTTATCTTGTTGTATGTTGTGCCCCTTCTAGTTATTGTGTCAGCATATTCTCACCTAGGGAAGAGGCTGTGGGTCCAGAATGCTGTCGGCGATGCATCTGCTCGTCAACTTATGGCACACTaccagaagaggaagaagagcatCCGGATGCTGATTCTTATTGTAATGGTCTTTGCAGTATGTTGGTTTCCACTCAATTGCTATGTGGTTCTTATTTCTAGTGCAGGTATAGATGCTGAGAGTGTGCTTTTCTATGCCTTCCACTGGTTTGCCATGAGCAGCACTTGCTACAACCCTTTCATCTACTGCTGGCTCAACAGGAGCTTCCGTGCCAAGCTCAGATGTATACTGGATTGGTGCACAGAATGCCTGCATATGCGCAGGACCACCCCTGTTGAGCAAATGCAAGTTCAGGAGAGTCATGAGCTCCAGGAGCTCCAGACATCTTCACTACTACGTGTACCTCTGGCCATGCCAGAGCCCCCAATATTTGAGGAACCCAGCTTGGCCACAGGGGATGACAATTCCCAGATCTCTGTCCAGGGGGACTGGGATGATCATGATCCAGATATCTCCCTgaatgatgaggaggaggagggggagtatGAAACCACAGATCCTTATTTCACTGTCCAAGTAAATGATTGTGTGAGAAGAGAACACACGaccccttga